One Primulina eburnea isolate SZY01 chromosome 4, ASM2296580v1, whole genome shotgun sequence genomic window, ATGATTTAGGGTAATATGTCACTATTTTTATTACGATTTTTTCGTGAGCAAATAAAAATGTGGTAGTTTGTCCACAATTTTAcaaaaattatggaaaaatttaaaaaaaaaaaaaagaaaaaccaTAGCTAATAAGATTTTTTTCAGTGGATTAGTCCAATCAGATGTTATAATAATTCAATTTGATTGACAACATTTCCACAttaattccaaaaaaaaattcttggcccgacgattttattttttagaaaagaaaaattttggaAGTCAACTAATTTACTGAGCATTATCTTAATAAATCAGAGATGTCACATCTATCATTACATTAGCAGTACTGAACAATTCGTATATTTATTAATTGGGCTTAATTTATACTTGGTTTTGTAGGATGCGCCAGGCCCATGCAGTAGTGCAACACAAGGGCGACGCTCGAAAGCACGGATAGCAAGCTATCTTTAAGGACCTTCcccttaaaaaaataaatttaatatcgTGTGGGCCATTGGCCCATCAGCATATACTACACTTGATCTTAGCCAAAAGGCCGAGAAAGGTAATGGGCTCACTaatttttatctgtaagacgggtcaatcttacccatatttacaataaaaaataatactcttagcataaaaagtaatattttttcattgatgactaaaataagagattcgtctcacaaagtacgatctgtgagaccgtctcatataagTTTTATCTTAGCCAAAATAATCAAACCGAATTCCATTTGATTTAATAAGaaattctgttttttttttgtcgtgtgatttaattttttttatttgtaaatatatttaatcagttattttaaaacaaaaagtaATTAAATCGAAAATATCAACAGTCAGAAATCgccattatattattttatttggcaaattaaattatttatcacATACATTATTAATTTTCTGGAAACATGGGTTCACGTGAATTTTCCCATGTTTtgttactattttttttttaaataaaaggtTATTTCTATTAACAAActgcaataaaataaattcaatttaCTATTAGTTCAATTGGTTTTTAATAATTAGATTAGATTGGTAACCTAACCGATCCATGGCACATCTTAACCTTGTATaaggatttttttaaattttaatttgtaaGAAATAAGACGTAGTCACAATTAAGGGTGGGTAACGGTCGGTTTGGTTCGGTTTTAGTCTACAacggttcggtttttcggttttcggttttgaatatctctagtccaaaaccaaaccattgtattacggttcggttcggtttttttgTAATACGGTTCGGTTTTTACGACCGGTTATATACGGTTGGCTAAAATTTGTTGAGAGATAAAATTATATGTCACTTTTTGtctttaaaatctaaatcatagtatttttcaaatatttaatttgaatatatatatatatatatatatatatatatataaatatatatataacatgtgtTGTGTATAAATATGTCATACGAATATAATAACTGTATATAACTAATTAACCATGTAAACACGGAAAATATATGAATCCAACGGAATATTCAGTAATAAGAATGATAACAAGGTGTCAACCAGCTCGAACGGAACACACATAATCTTACGAAatattaaagaaatatatacagaaaaaaAGAGAACGTCGACTGATGAATGGTGAGAAATAAGAGAAAATGATCGGATTGAAAAATTGAGGGTTAATGATACTAAGTTCATAAATCTTAATAGGcccattatatataaaaaaacttatatttaacaataatatgacccattatacataaaaaccttatatttaacaaaaatatggccggttcggtttttcggtttttttggggcttaaaaccgaaaaccgaaccgaaaaaccgaaactttatatattttaaaaccataaccgaccgaaaaaccgataaaatcgaaccatttaaaccgaatcggttttttcggtttttcggATTTTATGCCCACCCCTAGTCACAATTCACGAGCTCGTGAAAAACAATGATATGTttaatcatatatttataaatagttTTTTTGTGAAACAATTTTAcatatctttatttgtgagacagatcaattaTGTCTACAtgttacaataaaaaataatatttttgacataaaaataataattgacccaaataaaagattcatCGAACAAAATTAACACATGAAAGATTCCCacaagattttttttatattgtatTAAGTAAGTTAACtttaaaaatttcgaaaatggaTCACTAATTGATGCGTAATACAGGGATAAACGAATTTAAATCTAATCTTTCCAGACAGGATACAACATAGATTTTGTTGATATATCGCACCTTGGAAATTTCAAATTGATTATGGTATATCAAACCGCAtaaattttctttgaagaatATTATTGAGTTATtgtaaatcaaatttttttacgaatttaaattttaaaaaagtttGGTCTTGCATTGAATTCTATATTTATcattctaaaattttaaaaaaaaaatattcaaaacattCTTTAAAAACCTTATTTCAACAATTAtataacttatatatatataaaaaaaagttaTTTATACATACAGCACATACCGGAAGGAGGTagttatgtcaaaaatataatACACAATTTTGTCTCGTTGATTTTAACCTTACCCAGGAAACAGGACTTAAAATTTATAGTCGTGTTGGTGGGGTGTGCCAGGCCCATGCAATAGTGCAACGCTTGGGCGACACTCGAAGACCCAGGCAGCAAGCTACCTTGATGGGCCTTCCccctaaaaaaataaatttaatatcgTGTGGGCCATTGGCCCACGTACCAGATATTAAACTGATAAGAACAGATACTACACTTGATCTTAGCCAAAAGGCCGAGAAAGGTATGAGTGTTATGAAGTGCTAGCCCACCGTTTTATAGCCCTTCTGGACCCTGAAGCTCATATATGGTTTCAATGTGGGATGATAATAATCTGGAGAATCTGGGCCATCATATTCAACATCGAATTTGCATATGATTGAATTTCGTTGGAAATTCAAACAAATGTATATTTGGTATTTCCAAGTGTATGCTAAAATATTTACTCTCGATTTATGATCACGTTAGACTTCGACATTATTGTATATAATTATAAGTCTTATTTCAATTAACAAACatatttatttgataaaaaataCAAACCTATGACATGATCATCCAATACATTGCAAAATACAAAAAGATTCAAACGGAACAAATAGAATACGATAAAAGTCCAAGATTTACATTAAAATCGTACGTTCTCAATTATAGGCATGAGGGTGTGCCATGAGATAAGCTTCAACAACCTCATACATGCCAACGGCTCTATCTTTCCCATGTTCGATATCTTCTTCCTTGATCTCCACATTCTCTTTCGTGAAGTATTCGCTTGTTATCTTGCACACACATCCCTCGAACCCATAAGCCTCAAACTTAACATCGTAAGTGATTCGATCTAGCTTGTCCATCAACGCATCTCCTTCTATCAAAGTGTATTTACACTTGAAGTTCTCTTCATCAATTTCATCGATCCTATGTTTCACATATCTAAATGGACTAGCTACAAGAAACATAAggaacaaaaataaatttttaatttagaaCTACAAACTTTAAGATCGACTTGCAGTAGCATATATAGTTATTGGTGGCTTTATAAAACACAAAGTAATGTAATTGTTCCGGACTCGCCAAACCTCGAGTTCGCGGAGGAATTCTAAatcttaataaataattatctataTTATGGTTTGTATAGGCTCTAACCTTCGGTGAAGTTGAGCTGTTTGATCATCCGGGGCTCGCCATTTCCTTGAAGAAAGTCTATGCTCTTTATCGAGGAGAACATGAGTTTTGGGGCAAGGTTGTGGGAATCCAAGATCAAGGCCTTGAACATCCTACTTGGGGTGACTTTTGTCTTAAAGGATTGGGACACTTTGATGACGCCcatgtttttcttttctttaaaatcaATGAAACAAGATGATTTTACTTGAACCGGAGAGCTTTGGTTTGATAGATTAGAGAATAAAGGGTTGTCGGAGTTGGCAATTTTGAAGGGAAAGAAAATGGTGGAATGGGAATGAAGTGTATGCAACACAAAAGTCTAAATATTCAAAGTCCCCACTTAGAAACTTAAAAAGTAGTATTTCTTCTAGtgttttttactcattcaaagTCCGTGTTTTTCATGTGTTCCAAAGTCGTTCGTTATGCCTACCCACGTGATCTTTCTACACCTTGAAGACTTAATTGAACTATTGACCCATTGGTTATCGTCGCTCGCATTCAATATTGTAAGGTTTTGTTTAACACAAGAGTATAGAAAGTATTGAATTGATGTATATCGGATTTAATTAGTATCGATGTATATCggatttaagtgttgtgtgggGTGTTGGCAACATTTGTCAACAATAGGCTTGTCAAATTGGGTCAGGTCCGTCGAGCCGGTCCGCCCCGCTATAAAAATTGAGCGGGTTGGGTTGATAAAATAGCAGCCCGTTTTGAGGACGGACCAAAAAGCTGCGGGCCAAGACGGGACGGGCCTAAACTGGCAGCCTGGCCCGCCAAATTAGGgaagaattttatatttttaagttttatataaaaattcttattttttcCTTATTTTTTCTCATGTACCTAACTTTCATCACTCTAGTATGCTTCTGTTTTTTTTTGAAGATGTTATGCTCTCCAGTCTCCTCCCTTTTCTTTAATGTTTAACTCGACTAATCCAGAATTAACGaaataatatagtatataaattaattatgtgtattgttgaacacaatattttctgaaatttaCAACTGTCTGTTTACTCGACTTTCTGTTATCTTCCAATGTTTCTCATTTTTTAAGAAAAGGTGGATGGTAAGAATTAGGTGCCTTGTGCGAACAAAccattcagatcgttaattttGTTTTCTTGTGAGGACAAACATTTAAGAAACTGGAGAAACAAAAAAGATTTGGGATTCACCTTTAAAAGTTTCATTGTATTTACGGTTGGTGATATTACATGAGTTAAATGTTGGTACTTGTGTACGATGAAATATTGTGTGAATTAGAATAagcactttatttttttatggattatgTTGATTGTTGTATGCTTTCAATGTCTTATTTCAatgtttttaagtttttttatgaaattatttgactgaaatatatttttcttctatattTATTGTAATACTGTtcagtatttttttaaaaataaaataaaaggatCGGTCCGCCTAACCCGCAGACCAAGGTGGGTTGGGCTGGGTTGGCCATTTAGAGGCCCGCCCCGCCTAATGGCGGGTGGCGGGCTGGCCCGTCGCGCCAGCCCGTTTTGACATGTATAGTCAACAACATGGAGCGAATATTTCAATTAAGCACAAAATTCaactttaataaataaaatacgcCAGAATAAAATAGGCACAAGTATAAATGCTTGTGTGGTGCCTTAAGACGAAATAATCACTAAAAAAACCAACTTGAGTTTACCAAAACAAACACTAGTTATTTTAACCAAAACTAATTTCTTCAACTCATTGAGAAAATAATTTGTTTTCTAAAACAAATAACCAGCCTAAAACGTATTCAAAAAACAAAACATAGTGCCGAAAACTGGAGTAATAAAAACACGAATCTTCAGTCAACACTCACACGCGTGTTTTTGCAGATGTCTCCAACAATCACGGAAACACGTAAAACAACAATCTTCAAACAACAAAGTCCGTGTGAATTGTTTTATCCTTTGAAGTTCACAACATGCAAAAAATGCAAATGTGCGAATTCACGAAAAGTAAGTCTTTATCTTATTTATAGTTTTCTTCTCtcataaattttatctcaaacagAATCCTACAAAATATGAACGGTCGGAGTTTATTTCTcaatttctatttttctttagttTTCTTCGTTTATTATATTTTCTTAAGAGATGAGAATGAATGATCAAGTTAAGAATTCATTATCATTTGTACTTAGAAATCagatatttttatcattttcacataaattgattcattgttataccCGACATTCCCAAAACTCAAGAAATATTGTGCTAAAAAGTAAGAAGCCTTAGTGGGAAATAGTAAGAGCCGATTTTGATGAGAAGCTTCCCGCAGAATTAGGAACTCCCTACGAGAAATACAAATCGTGCTTGATTTGGGAAGATTACTTCAGTGCCTATGAGGAAAACCCGAGATGAGATGCGCCACCATGATTACATTTTAGATCCCCgtgaaaaaaaaaacccaaagaGGAAAGCAATGCAGAGAGATTTGAAGAAGAAACAACGCAGAAGTATTTCAAATGACGGAGTTTTGGGTTTGATTTCAAATGAGCTCGAAATTAGAGTGAGCCAAATCAACTATTTCAAATCACTCTATTTATCAAACGATTAGAGTGGATTTGGGATTAGGACTTGAAATCCAAATAAGTCCAAATCCTGTAaacgtaagacggtctcacaagtcaTATTTTGTtggacagatctcttatttgggtcatccatgaaaatattattttttattgtgaatatcagtaggattgacccgcctcacatataaatatttgtgagatcatctcacaagagacatactctctatattttatattttttacttTATGATTGATTTCATTCTCCAGTAACGGAGACATTTGAATTATATTCTACTTAATATAACTAATATTTAAATACATAATCTATATATTAAATGTTTCATCAATAATTTCATTGTTAACAATAAATATATAACTAAGATTtatagatttcaaattcatgCATTCAAATGCAATCTAAAAAAATTTGGATTATGTCCAATTGTTTTCGTTTATTCCATGAATATGCACTTCTCATTTTCggaaatatttttcaaatttttccttCCGCGTTTTCAACTTATAAATATGGACTTAATTTTTAATTgaagaaattattttgaaattgcattgaagttaaatattttttacGTTAGCTAAGCAAAATTAAATAGGATGAAAAAATTACAGTAAAATCATCAGAAATAATACTCGATAAATTAAAATCATCAGTATGGATAATTAAAACTTAACCCGACCATTTGACATGATCAACTAAAACGTCAATTTTTAGTTATATTTGGCAGGTTGATTCGGATTGTTTCACCCTGCCCGTGCAGGCAGTATGAACGGCCCGGATCACTCAACctccatgtaaaaaaaaaaaaaaaattgactcgaaAAAATCCGAGCCGTTGGATCGATTTTTGCGGACACTGCCAACAAGGGTAGGGTCGAGTAAACCGGTTGATCCATAACCTGCTATAACCCACCAATTGACGGATGAGGAAACATGACGGATGTGACTAATTTTGACAAGTCTAATTAATTATTGCACCATCATTCGTatgaatattatatataattgattaattgatCAGCCAAAAACTCGAAGCATGCTGATTGTTAATTAATTTATGAATATAGTTCCACAATAAATCCAGACCCCTTGATAATTAACTAATAATCAGGGTGTGCATGGAGGTAAGCTTCAATAACATGAAACATTGCCTTTACTTTCTTTTTCCCTTCCTTAATCTTCTCTACCGTAATTCCATGATCAGTTCATCCTTAACATGGTAATGGCTTGTGGTTTAGCGGACGGAACCGCCACCGTCGATCAGAAGCTTCGATTTTTTGAGGACGTAGGAGATAGAATCAAGGATTCGCTTCAAAGCGTAGCCTTCGATCACGGTGTATTTGTATACCTTGTTTTCATTGTCCATGTCGTCGATCGTGTGCTTCACGCTCTTGAATTGGCTGCCTGCACTTTTTTACATGAAATTTTGAACTATTAATTGATTGggttatttttcttaatttattaTGAAAACTGAATATTATGAGAAAATAATTTTTGGACATGTTGTTACAATCGTCTTGTACTTTGTCAACGTTTTTGGTTTTTAGTATTACAAATAGTCAAAATATGGTTAGTACAGAGTTTTTCCCCCCATTTACCGTCATTCGTAAAAATATTGATATGACATCGAAGATCTTTAACACAACATCAAACAGTGTGTGAATGTTAACATAATGAGGCTTTGTAAAAGAATGGTCTCGGTTTTCATACTAGGAGTGTGATTTAAGAGTCTGCACGTTCTAATATGGATGATGCGAGGTAGAGTTAAATGTGTGATTCACGGCTCGGACTTGTACATAGGCTCAA contains:
- the LOC140829731 gene encoding major allergen Mal d 1-like, whose translation is MGVIKVSQSFKTKVTPSRMFKALILDSHNLAPKLMFSSIKSIDFLQGNGEPRMIKQLNFTEASPFRYVKHRIDEIDEENFKCKYTLIEGDALMDKLDRITYDVKFEAYGFEGCVCKITSEYFTKENVEIKEEDIEHGKDRAVGMYEVVEAYLMAHPHAYN